The Thioalkalivibrio thiocyanodenitrificans ARhD 1 genome window below encodes:
- a CDS encoding superoxide dismutase, with product MAHELPPLPYAKDALAPHISAETLEFHHDKHHATYVTNLNKLIAGTEFEDLSLEEIVKKAPAGGIFNNAAQVWNHTFYFNCMGPNGGGEPGGALADAINKAFGSFAEFKDKFNASGAGNFGSGWTWLVKNADGSVEIVNTSNAATPLTGDQVPLMTADVWEHAYYIDYRNARPKYLEAFWNVVNWDFVASNYG from the coding sequence ATGGCACATGAACTGCCTCCCCTCCCCTATGCGAAAGATGCACTGGCCCCGCACATCTCCGCGGAAACGCTGGAATTCCATCACGACAAGCATCACGCCACCTACGTCACGAACCTGAACAAGCTGATTGCCGGCACCGAGTTCGAGGACCTCTCCCTGGAGGAGATCGTGAAGAAGGCCCCGGCTGGCGGCATCTTCAACAACGCCGCGCAGGTGTGGAATCACACGTTCTATTTCAACTGCATGGGCCCCAACGGGGGCGGCGAGCCCGGCGGCGCGCTGGCCGACGCCATCAACAAGGCCTTTGGATCCTTTGCGGAGTTCAAGGACAAGTTCAATGCCTCGGGCGCGGGCAACTTCGGTTCCGGATGGACCTGGCTGGTGAAGAACGCCGATGGCAGTGTCGAGATCGTCAATACCAGCAATGCCGCCACGCCGCTCACCGGCGACCAGGTCCCGCTGATGACCGCCGATGTGTGGGAGCACGCCTACTACATCGACTACCGCAACGCCCGGCCCAAGTACCTGGAAGCCTTCTGGAACGTGGTCAACTGGGACTTCGTGGCCAGCAACTACGGCTGA
- a CDS encoding hydantoinase B/oxoprolinase family protein — MASRLDPVELSLFASRVDSVCGEMGVQLARSAFSPNIRDRLDFSCALFDARGELCAQAAHIPVHLGSMAHAMRGIVAGIRWSPGDMVMLNDPFLGGTHLPDVTVVAPLFVEDRLVAFVANRAHHADIGGESPGSMPLSRSLHEEGILIPPGHVVRGGVVNRERLAEVTEATRNARDAQGDFAGQIGANRRGLQRLAALVESMGEEAWRTAVDQLNDYGARLAWDALGAIPGGRFEFEDFMDDDGLGHEDIPIRVAVERRDDHVHVDFTGTAAQVAGNINCPLSVTAAGVLYAMRCLMPARTPACAGTFRPVRMTVPEGCLLNALRPAAVAAGNVETSTRVVDVVLGALADALPGRIPAASHGSMNNVAMGAAGAHPWGYYETLGGGMGAGRHGGGLSAVQTHMTNTRNTPIEVLESRYPIHVREYSVRRGSGGAGLRSGGDGLVRSYEFLAPARFTLLTERRRRAPWGLHGGASGAPGINCLNNVILPPKVSMDVRPGDVLTLETPGGGGCGAAS; from the coding sequence GTGGCTTCTCGTCTTGACCCGGTTGAGTTGAGCCTGTTCGCCAGCCGCGTCGATTCCGTGTGCGGGGAGATGGGTGTGCAACTGGCCCGTTCCGCGTTCTCTCCCAATATCCGGGACCGGCTGGACTTTTCCTGCGCCCTGTTCGACGCGCGGGGCGAACTGTGCGCCCAGGCTGCGCACATCCCCGTTCACCTGGGCAGCATGGCCCATGCCATGCGCGGCATCGTGGCGGGGATCCGGTGGTCGCCCGGCGACATGGTCATGCTCAACGATCCCTTCCTCGGCGGCACCCATCTGCCGGATGTGACCGTGGTGGCGCCCCTGTTCGTGGAGGATCGGCTCGTGGCCTTCGTGGCCAACCGGGCACACCATGCGGACATCGGCGGCGAATCCCCCGGGTCCATGCCCCTGTCGCGAAGCCTGCACGAGGAGGGCATCCTGATTCCGCCGGGGCACGTGGTGCGAGGCGGCGTGGTCAATCGGGAACGCCTTGCCGAGGTCACCGAAGCCACCCGCAATGCGCGCGATGCCCAGGGCGATTTCGCCGGCCAGATCGGCGCCAACCGGCGTGGCCTGCAACGTCTCGCAGCGCTGGTGGAGTCCATGGGAGAGGAGGCATGGCGCACCGCCGTCGACCAGCTGAACGACTATGGTGCACGCCTCGCATGGGATGCCCTGGGCGCTATCCCCGGGGGCCGCTTCGAGTTCGAGGATTTCATGGACGACGACGGTCTGGGGCACGAGGACATCCCCATCCGCGTGGCCGTCGAACGCCGCGACGACCATGTTCACGTGGATTTCACGGGCACTGCCGCCCAGGTGGCGGGCAACATCAACTGCCCCCTGTCCGTCACCGCGGCCGGCGTGCTCTACGCCATGCGCTGCCTGATGCCGGCCCGGACACCCGCCTGCGCCGGCACGTTCCGGCCGGTGCGCATGACCGTGCCCGAGGGCTGTCTGCTCAATGCCCTGCGTCCCGCTGCCGTGGCCGCCGGCAACGTGGAAACCAGCACGCGGGTCGTGGACGTGGTGCTGGGCGCCCTGGCCGATGCGCTGCCGGGGCGCATCCCCGCCGCCAGCCACGGCAGCATGAACAACGTCGCGATGGGCGCGGCGGGTGCACATCCCTGGGGTTACTACGAGACCCTGGGTGGCGGTATGGGCGCCGGGCGCCACGGCGGAGGTCTCTCGGCCGTCCAGACCCACATGACCAATACCCGCAACACGCCCATCGAGGTGCTGGAATCCCGCTACCCCATTCACGTGCGCGAGTATTCGGTTCGCCGCGGTTCCGGTGGGGCGGGCCTGCGATCGGGCGGCGACGGTCTGGTGCGCAGCTACGAGTTTCTCGCCCCGGCGCGTTTCACCCTGCTCACCGAGCGCCGACGCCGCGCCCCCTGGGGCCTGCACGGCGGCGCCTCCGGCGCCCCCGGCATCAACTGTCTCAACAACGTGATCCTGCCGCCGAAGGTGAGTATGGATGTCCGCCCGGGTGATGTGCTGACCCTGGAGACCCCGGGCGGAGGCGGGTGTGGAGCCGCCTCCTGA
- a CDS encoding N-acetylglutaminylglutamine amidotransferase, whose amino-acid sequence MCGICGELNFNDARPELASLRRMLDRLERRGPDHEGTWSDGPLAFGHRRLSILDLSERAHQPMLDPALGLAVVFNGTIYNFRDLRAVLEGRGHRFFSTGDTEVILKAYAEWGADCVRRFKGMFAFAVWDLRNRRLFLARDRMGIKPLYYSQDANRLRFASNSQALLQAGGVDTSIDPVALHHHFTLHAVVPAPRTLFRGVRKLPPAHTLTVEADGRARLDRYWQLDASRPAGPRSEAEWIEAVHESLRRAVERRLQIADVPVGVLLSGGLDSSLLVALLAECGVQGLKTFTVGFEDQPEEKGSEFEYSDPVAARYDTEHFRFHVPNAEVLTRLPEAVDHMAEPMVGQDAVAFYLLAEQVSKHVKVVQSGQGADEVFGGYFWYPRMAQESEGSRVDRFRRHYFDRDHDEYARMIAPGLVDGDHTAALIAELLDAPGADSFIDAVLRLDVTTLIVDDPVKRVDNMTMAWGLEARVPFLDQELVELAAAMPPDLKLRDGGKYALRQIARGRLPDAVIDRPKGYFPVPALKYVRGEFLDFMRDILDSRACRERGLYQRGYVEALLSSPESHLTRIQGSKLWHLALLEFWLQRNLD is encoded by the coding sequence ATGTGCGGCATCTGCGGTGAACTGAACTTCAACGACGCGCGCCCGGAGCTGGCGTCCCTGCGACGCATGCTGGACCGGCTGGAGCGGCGCGGACCCGATCACGAGGGTACCTGGAGCGATGGCCCGCTGGCGTTCGGTCATCGGCGTTTGTCCATCCTGGACCTGTCGGAACGTGCCCACCAGCCCATGCTGGATCCCGCGCTGGGGCTCGCCGTGGTGTTCAACGGCACGATCTACAATTTCCGCGACCTGCGTGCCGTGCTCGAGGGGCGCGGCCACCGGTTCTTCTCCACCGGTGATACCGAGGTGATCCTCAAGGCCTACGCCGAATGGGGCGCAGATTGTGTGCGCCGGTTCAAGGGCATGTTCGCCTTCGCCGTGTGGGATCTGCGCAACCGCCGCCTGTTTCTGGCCCGCGACCGCATGGGCATCAAGCCCCTGTACTACAGCCAGGACGCGAATCGTCTCCGGTTCGCTTCCAATTCACAGGCCCTGCTGCAGGCGGGGGGCGTGGACACGTCCATCGATCCGGTGGCACTGCATCATCACTTCACCCTGCACGCCGTCGTGCCCGCCCCCCGCACCCTGTTCCGCGGCGTTCGCAAGCTGCCGCCGGCACATACGCTGACGGTGGAGGCGGACGGTCGTGCCCGGCTCGATCGATACTGGCAGCTCGATGCCTCGCGGCCCGCCGGGCCGCGCAGTGAGGCGGAGTGGATCGAGGCGGTGCACGAGAGCCTGCGCCGGGCGGTGGAACGCCGCCTGCAGATCGCCGATGTCCCCGTGGGCGTGCTGCTCTCTGGGGGGCTGGACTCGAGTCTGCTGGTGGCCCTGCTCGCGGAATGCGGTGTGCAGGGCCTGAAGACCTTTACCGTGGGGTTCGAGGATCAGCCCGAGGAGAAGGGCAGCGAGTTCGAATATTCCGATCCGGTGGCCGCGCGATACGACACCGAGCATTTCCGCTTTCACGTGCCCAATGCGGAAGTGCTCACCCGCCTGCCGGAGGCTGTGGACCACATGGCCGAGCCCATGGTGGGTCAGGATGCCGTGGCCTTCTACCTGCTGGCGGAGCAGGTGTCGAAGCACGTCAAGGTGGTGCAGTCCGGGCAGGGGGCGGACGAGGTATTTGGCGGCTATTTCTGGTATCCGCGCATGGCGCAGGAGTCCGAAGGAAGCCGCGTGGACCGCTTCCGGCGTCACTACTTCGACCGGGACCACGACGAGTATGCGCGCATGATCGCCCCCGGCCTGGTGGACGGCGATCACACGGCCGCACTCATCGCGGAACTGCTGGACGCACCCGGCGCGGACAGCTTCATCGATGCGGTGCTCCGCCTGGATGTCACCACCCTCATCGTTGATGATCCGGTCAAACGCGTGGACAACATGACCATGGCCTGGGGCCTGGAAGCCAGGGTGCCGTTCCTTGACCAGGAACTGGTGGAACTGGCCGCGGCCATGCCGCCGGATCTGAAACTGCGTGACGGCGGCAAGTACGCCCTGCGGCAGATCGCCCGGGGCCGTCTTCCCGACGCGGTAATCGACCGGCCCAAGGGCTATTTCCCGGTGCCGGCACTGAAGTATGTGCGCGGCGAGTTCCTGGATTTCATGCGGGACATCCTGGACTCCCGGGCCTGCCGGGAACGGGGGCTGTATCAGCGCGGCTACGTGGAAGCCCTGCTCTCGAGCCCCGAATCCCACCTCACCCGCATTCAGGGCAGCAAGCTCTGGCATCTGGCCCTGCTGGAGTTCTGGCTGCAACGTAATCTGGACTGA
- a CDS encoding acetylornithine transaminase encodes MSDALMHNYGRQPVAFERGEGAWLWDTEGRRYLDALAGIAVCGLGHAHPAVTRALCDQAGTLVHTSNIYRNPLQGQLAERLCTLTGMDRAFFCNSGAEANEAAIKLSRLHGHARGIDAPAVIVTEGSFHGRTLATLTATGNAKIQRGFEPLVPGFVRVPYGDLDAIARLADQPGIAAVLVEPVTGEGGIRIPPPGYLKGIRELCDRHDWLMMLDEIQTGIGRTGAWLACQHEGVLPDVLSLAKGLGNGVPIGASLARGKAAELFTPGSHGTTFGGNPLVCRAALAVLDTMEREDLPARAARTGSYLLNGFRDRLGGQPAVREIRGLGLMIGIELDRPCTELVGRALERGLLINVTAERVIRLLPPLILSTSEADILLETLTGLVESFAAGKA; translated from the coding sequence ATGTCGGATGCGCTGATGCACAATTACGGCCGCCAGCCCGTCGCCTTCGAACGCGGCGAAGGCGCGTGGCTGTGGGACACGGAGGGCCGCCGTTACCTGGACGCGCTGGCCGGTATCGCGGTGTGCGGTCTGGGTCATGCCCACCCGGCAGTGACCCGCGCCCTGTGCGACCAGGCAGGCACCCTGGTCCATACCTCCAATATCTACCGCAACCCCCTGCAGGGACAGTTGGCGGAGCGCCTGTGCACCCTGACCGGCATGGATCGGGCCTTCTTCTGCAACTCGGGTGCGGAGGCCAACGAGGCAGCCATCAAGCTTTCGCGCCTGCACGGCCACGCGCGCGGCATCGATGCGCCCGCGGTGATCGTCACCGAAGGCAGCTTCCATGGGCGCACTCTGGCCACGCTCACGGCCACCGGCAATGCGAAGATCCAGCGGGGCTTCGAGCCGCTGGTGCCGGGTTTCGTGCGTGTGCCCTACGGAGATCTGGACGCCATCGCCCGGCTTGCGGATCAACCCGGCATCGCCGCCGTGCTGGTGGAACCGGTGACCGGCGAGGGGGGCATCCGCATCCCTCCTCCCGGTTACCTGAAAGGCATCCGTGAACTCTGCGACCGCCATGACTGGCTCATGATGCTCGACGAGATCCAGACGGGCATCGGCCGCACCGGCGCATGGCTCGCGTGCCAGCACGAAGGCGTGCTTCCCGACGTATTGTCCCTGGCCAAGGGGCTGGGCAACGGCGTGCCCATCGGCGCGTCACTGGCTCGCGGCAAGGCGGCCGAGCTGTTCACGCCGGGCAGCCACGGCACCACCTTCGGCGGCAACCCGCTGGTCTGCCGGGCGGCCCTGGCCGTGCTGGACACCATGGAACGGGAAGACCTTCCTGCCCGGGCCGCCCGCACGGGCAGTTACCTGCTCAACGGCTTCCGGGATCGCCTGGGCGGACAGCCCGCGGTCCGGGAGATTCGCGGCCTGGGTCTGATGATCGGCATCGAACTGGACCGCCCCTGCACGGAACTGGTGGGCCGAGCCCTTGAGCGGGGCCTGCTCATCAACGTCACCGCCGAGCGCGTCATCCGCCTGCTGCCGCCCCTGATCCTGTCCACTTCCGAGGCGGACATCCTGCTCGAGACACTCACGGGTCTGGTGGAGTCCTTTGCCGCCGGAAAAGCCTGA